The following are from one region of the Melaminivora suipulveris genome:
- the fusA gene encoding elongation factor G — protein MARKTPLERYRNIGISAHIDAGKTTTSERILFYTGVTHKLGEVHDGAATTDWMEQEQERGITITSSAVTCFWKGMDLSRPEHRINIIDTPGHVDFTIEVERSMRVLDGAVMVYCAVGGVQPQSETVWRQANKHKVPRLAFVNKMDRTGANFFKVVEQMKLRLNANPVPIVVPIGAEDRFEGVVDLIKMKAIIWDEASQGMKFEYQDIPANLVDTCNEWREKMVESAAEASEELMNKYLEEGQLSEADIIAGLRQRTIATEIQPMLCGSAFKNKGVQRMLDAVLDLLPAPTDIPDVVGTDPDDEEKKLTRKADDNEKFSALAFKLMTDPFVGQLTFVRVYSGVLSKGDTVYNAVKGKKERIGRIVQMHANERQEIDEIRAGDIAACVGLKEVTTGDTLCDLDHHIMLEKMVFPEPVIAQAVEPKTKADQEKMGIALSRLASEDPSFRVRTDEESGQTIIAGMGELHLDIIVDRMKREFGVEANVGKPQVAYRETIRNTVKDVDGKFVRQSGGKGQYGHVVFRLEPNEPGKGFEFLDEIKGGVVPREYIPAVEKGVIEALTAGVLAGYPVVDVKVALTFGSYHDVDSSEQAFKMAAIFGFKEAAKKASPVILEPMMAVEVETPEDYAGTVMGDLSSRRGMVQGMDDMVGGGKAIKAEVPLSEMFGYATQLRSMTQGRATYTMEFKHYAEAPRNVAEAIMAARTK, from the coding sequence ATGGCCCGCAAGACCCCCCTAGAGCGCTACCGCAACATCGGCATCTCGGCGCACATCGATGCCGGCAAGACCACCACATCCGAGCGCATCCTGTTCTACACCGGCGTGACCCACAAGCTGGGTGAAGTGCACGACGGCGCCGCCACCACCGACTGGATGGAGCAGGAGCAAGAGCGCGGCATCACCATCACGTCGTCCGCCGTGACGTGCTTCTGGAAGGGCATGGACCTGTCGCGCCCCGAGCACCGCATCAACATCATCGACACCCCCGGCCACGTGGACTTCACCATTGAGGTGGAGCGCTCCATGCGCGTGCTGGACGGCGCCGTGATGGTGTATTGCGCCGTGGGCGGCGTGCAGCCGCAGTCCGAGACCGTCTGGCGCCAGGCCAACAAGCACAAGGTGCCGCGTCTGGCCTTCGTGAACAAGATGGACCGCACCGGTGCCAACTTCTTCAAGGTCGTCGAGCAGATGAAGCTGCGCCTGAACGCCAACCCGGTGCCCATCGTGGTGCCGATCGGCGCCGAGGACAGGTTCGAAGGCGTGGTCGATCTGATCAAGATGAAGGCCATCATCTGGGACGAAGCCTCGCAGGGCATGAAGTTCGAGTACCAGGACATCCCGGCCAACCTCGTGGACACCTGCAACGAGTGGCGCGAGAAGATGGTCGAGTCGGCTGCCGAGGCTTCGGAAGAGCTGATGAACAAGTACCTGGAAGAAGGCCAGCTGTCCGAGGCGGACATCATCGCTGGCCTGCGCCAGCGCACCATCGCCACCGAAATCCAGCCCATGCTGTGCGGCTCGGCCTTCAAGAACAAGGGCGTGCAGCGCATGCTGGACGCGGTGCTGGACCTGCTGCCCGCGCCCACCGACATTCCAGACGTGGTCGGCACCGACCCCGACGACGAAGAGAAGAAGCTCACGCGCAAGGCCGACGACAACGAGAAGTTCTCGGCGCTGGCGTTCAAGCTGATGACCGACCCGTTCGTCGGCCAGCTGACCTTCGTGCGCGTGTACTCGGGCGTGCTGTCCAAGGGCGACACCGTCTACAACGCCGTCAAGGGCAAGAAGGAGCGCATCGGCCGTATCGTGCAGATGCACGCCAACGAGCGCCAGGAAATCGACGAGATCCGCGCCGGCGACATCGCCGCCTGCGTGGGCCTGAAGGAAGTCACCACGGGCGACACGCTGTGCGACCTGGATCACCACATCATGCTGGAGAAGATGGTCTTCCCCGAGCCGGTGATCGCCCAGGCCGTGGAGCCCAAGACCAAGGCCGACCAGGAAAAGATGGGCATCGCCCTGTCTCGCCTGGCCTCGGAAGACCCGTCGTTCCGCGTGCGCACCGATGAAGAGTCGGGCCAGACCATCATCGCCGGCATGGGCGAGCTGCACCTGGACATCATCGTCGACCGCATGAAGCGCGAGTTCGGCGTGGAAGCCAACGTCGGCAAGCCTCAGGTGGCCTACCGCGAAACCATCCGCAACACCGTCAAGGACGTGGACGGCAAGTTCGTGCGCCAGTCCGGCGGCAAGGGCCAGTATGGCCACGTGGTGTTCCGCCTGGAGCCCAATGAGCCGGGCAAGGGCTTTGAGTTCCTGGACGAGATCAAGGGCGGCGTGGTGCCGCGCGAGTACATCCCGGCAGTGGAAAAGGGCGTGATCGAAGCTCTGACGGCGGGCGTGCTGGCCGGCTACCCGGTGGTGGACGTCAAGGTGGCGCTGACTTTTGGCTCCTACCACGACGTGGACTCGTCGGAGCAGGCGTTCAAGATGGCCGCCATCTTCGGCTTCAAGGAAGCCGCCAAGAAGGCCAGTCCTGTCATCCTGGAGCCCATGATGGCCGTCGAGGTGGAAACACCCGAGGACTACGCCGGCACGGTCATGGGCGACCTGTCGTCCCGCCGCGGCATGGTGCAGGGCATGGACGACATGGTCGGTGGCGGCAAGGCCATCAAGGCCGAAGTGCCGCTGTCGGAGATGTTCGGCTACGCCACGCAGCTGCGCTCCATGACGCAGGGCCGCGCCACGTACACCATGGAGTTCAAGCACTACGCCGAAGCTCCGCGCAACGTGGCCGAGGCCATCATGGCCGCACGCACCAAATAA
- the rpsG gene encoding 30S ribosomal protein S7 yields MPRRREVPKREILPDPKFGNVELSKFMNVIMEGGKKAVAERIIYGALELVEKKQPEKDPLEVFLTAINNIKPMVEVKSRRVGGANYQVPVEVRPVRRLALSMRWLKEAARKRGEKSMAQRLANELMEANEGRGGAMKRRDEVHRMAEANKAFSHFRF; encoded by the coding sequence ATGCCACGTCGTCGCGAAGTCCCCAAACGTGAAATCCTGCCGGACCCGAAGTTCGGCAACGTCGAGCTGTCCAAATTCATGAACGTGATCATGGAAGGCGGCAAGAAGGCCGTTGCAGAGCGCATCATTTATGGCGCCCTGGAACTGGTCGAGAAGAAGCAGCCCGAGAAGGACCCCCTGGAGGTGTTCCTGACGGCCATCAACAATATCAAGCCGATGGTCGAAGTGAAGTCGCGCCGCGTGGGCGGCGCCAACTACCAGGTGCCCGTGGAAGTGCGCCCGGTGCGCCGCCTGGCCCTGTCCATGCGCTGGCTCAAGGAAGCCGCCCGCAAGCGCGGCGAAAAATCCATGGCCCAGCGCCTGGCCAATGAGCTGATGGAAGCCAACGAAGGCCGTGGCGGCGCGATGAAGCGCCGCGACGAAGTGCACCGCATGGCCGAGGCCAACAAGGCGTTCAGCCACTTCCGCTTCTAA
- the rpsL gene encoding 30S ribosomal protein S12, whose protein sequence is MPTINQLVRHGRTVEVVKSKSPAMENCPQRRGVCTRVYTTTPKKPNSALRKVAKVRLTNGFEVISYIGGEGHNLQEHSVVLVRGGRVKDLPGVRYHIVRGSLDLQGVKDRKQSRSKYGAKRPKAK, encoded by the coding sequence ATGCCAACCATCAATCAGCTCGTGCGCCACGGCCGCACGGTCGAAGTTGTCAAATCCAAAAGCCCGGCCATGGAGAACTGCCCCCAGCGCCGCGGCGTGTGCACCCGTGTGTACACCACGACCCCCAAGAAGCCCAACTCGGCCCTGCGCAAGGTCGCCAAGGTGCGCCTGACCAACGGCTTCGAAGTCATCTCCTACATCGGCGGCGAAGGCCACAACCTGCAAGAGCACAGCGTCGTGCTGGTGCGCGGCGGCCGTGTCAAGGACTTGCCTGGCGTGCGCTACCACATCGTGCGCGGCTCGCTGGACCTGCAGGGCGTCAAGGATCGCAAGCAGTCGCGCTCCAAGTACGGCGCCAAGCGTCCGAAGGCCAAGTAA
- a CDS encoding D-alanyl-D-alanine carboxypeptidase family protein: MPSVRSLLRTLLCVLVLAPAALWAQVPQPPEIAARNYLLVDVTSGQTLAAKDIDAPVEQASLTKLMTGYLVFDALRAKKITLEQRLPVSQRAWKMPGSRMFIDPKMQVPVDDLLKGMIVQSGNDATVALAEGVGGTLENFVRLMNEQAKAFGMNGTQYKNPEGLTEPGHTTTARDLATLSTRLMRDFPEYMHYYSTKQYRYEGTPASNSNNRNTLLFRDPTVDGLKTGHTQAAGYCLVATSKRDFPQVGQRRLLSIVLGAASENARAGESQKLLNWGYTAFDAVKLFDANQAAATPAVWKGTQNTLKVGRPDAIVVTVPSGSAGKLSTTVVRQDPLIAPFTKGQSVGTLKVTLGEQTVAEVPLVALEDVGQAGFFGRAWDSLRLWIK, from the coding sequence ATGCCCTCTGTACGTTCCCTGCTGCGAACCCTGCTCTGCGTCCTCGTCCTCGCTCCCGCCGCCCTGTGGGCGCAGGTGCCTCAGCCGCCGGAGATCGCCGCACGCAACTATCTGCTGGTGGACGTGACCAGCGGCCAGACGCTGGCGGCCAAGGACATCGACGCGCCGGTCGAGCAGGCCTCGCTGACCAAGCTGATGACCGGCTACCTGGTCTTCGACGCGCTGCGCGCCAAGAAGATCACGCTGGAGCAGCGCCTGCCGGTGAGCCAGCGCGCCTGGAAGATGCCCGGCTCGCGCATGTTCATCGACCCCAAGATGCAGGTGCCGGTGGACGATTTGCTCAAGGGCATGATCGTGCAGTCGGGCAACGACGCCACGGTGGCCCTGGCCGAGGGCGTGGGCGGCACGCTGGAGAACTTCGTGCGCCTGATGAACGAGCAGGCCAAGGCTTTTGGCATGAACGGCACGCAGTACAAGAACCCCGAGGGGTTGACCGAGCCGGGGCACACGACGACGGCGCGCGACCTGGCCACGCTGTCCACGCGGCTGATGCGGGACTTTCCCGAGTACATGCACTACTACTCGACCAAGCAGTACCGCTACGAGGGCACGCCGGCGTCCAACAGCAACAACCGCAATACGCTGCTGTTTCGCGACCCTACCGTGGACGGCCTGAAGACCGGCCACACGCAGGCGGCCGGCTACTGCCTGGTGGCGACGTCCAAGCGCGACTTCCCGCAGGTCGGCCAGCGGCGGCTGCTGTCCATCGTGCTGGGCGCGGCCAGCGAGAACGCGCGCGCGGGCGAAAGCCAGAAGCTGCTCAACTGGGGTTACACGGCATTCGACGCCGTGAAGCTGTTCGACGCCAACCAGGCAGCCGCCACGCCGGCCGTCTGGAAAGGCACGCAGAACACGCTGAAGGTGGGTCGCCCGGACGCCATCGTGGTCACCGTCCCCTCGGGCAGCGCCGGCAAGCTGTCGACCACCGTGGTGCGCCAGGACCCGCTCATCGCCCCCTTCACCAAGGGCCAGTCGGTGGGCACGCTCAAGGTTACGCTGGGCGAGCAGACGGTGGCCGAGGTGCCGCTGGTGGCGCTGGAGGACGTGGGCCAGGCCGGCTTCTTCGGCCGTGCCTGGGATTCGCTGCGCCTCTGGATCAAGTAA
- a CDS encoding alpha/beta hydrolase — translation MNAQTERLTYQGAEGAIEIARDLPAEGQARRGVAVIAHPHPLYGGTLDNKVVQTLARAFVACGFVALRFNFRGVGGSSGVYDEGRGELQDMLAVVQQAAPDGPIALAGFSFGAFVASHALAQLWGEGRVERAILVGTACSRFTVAEVPQDAHEGTLVIHGEHDETVPLTSVMDWARPQQLPVTVVPGSGHFFHGQLPLLKNLAMRHLRP, via the coding sequence ATGAATGCCCAGACCGAACGCCTGACGTACCAGGGCGCCGAAGGCGCCATCGAGATCGCGCGCGACCTGCCCGCCGAAGGCCAGGCGAGGCGCGGCGTCGCCGTCATCGCGCATCCGCATCCTTTGTACGGCGGCACGCTGGACAACAAGGTCGTGCAGACCCTGGCGCGCGCTTTCGTCGCCTGCGGCTTCGTGGCGCTGCGCTTCAACTTCCGCGGCGTGGGGGGCAGCAGCGGCGTGTACGACGAGGGCCGTGGCGAGCTGCAGGACATGCTGGCCGTGGTGCAGCAGGCGGCGCCTGATGGGCCGATCGCGCTGGCGGGCTTTTCCTTCGGCGCCTTCGTCGCCAGCCACGCGCTGGCGCAGCTGTGGGGCGAGGGGCGCGTCGAGCGCGCCATCCTGGTCGGTACGGCGTGCAGCCGCTTCACCGTGGCCGAGGTGCCGCAGGACGCGCACGAGGGCACCCTGGTCATCCACGGCGAGCACGACGAGACCGTGCCCCTGACCTCGGTCATGGACTGGGCGCGGCCCCAGCAACTCCCGGTTACGGTTGTGCCGGGGAGCGGCCATTTCTTTCACGGACAATTGCCGCTTTTGAAAAACCTGGCCATGCGCCACCTGCGGCCCTGA
- a CDS encoding (2Fe-2S) ferredoxin domain-containing protein produces MSTSPTPYFQRHIFFCLNERAAPEACCACHGAQQAFDHCKKQVKAQGLAGPGKVRVNKSGCLDRCQGAPVAVVYPDGVWYSYVDNEDIDEIVESHLKNGQIVERLLLPPDVGR; encoded by the coding sequence ATGAGCACCAGCCCCACGCCTTACTTCCAGCGCCACATCTTCTTTTGCCTGAACGAGCGCGCCGCGCCCGAGGCCTGCTGCGCCTGCCACGGCGCGCAGCAGGCTTTCGATCACTGCAAGAAGCAGGTCAAGGCCCAGGGCCTGGCCGGGCCGGGCAAGGTGCGCGTGAACAAGTCCGGCTGCCTGGACCGCTGCCAGGGCGCGCCCGTGGCGGTGGTCTATCCGGATGGCGTCTGGTACAGCTACGTGGACAACGAAGACATCGACGAGATCGTCGAGTCGCACCTGAAGAACGGCCAGATCGTCGAGCGCCTGCTGCTGCCGCCCGACGTGGGCCGCTGA